A genomic stretch from Falco cherrug isolate bFalChe1 chromosome 3, bFalChe1.pri, whole genome shotgun sequence includes:
- the PTP4A2 gene encoding protein tyrosine phosphatase type IVA 2: MNRPAPVEITYENMRFLITHNPTNATLSKFIEELKKYGVTTLVRVCDATYDQAPIEKEGIQVLDWPFDDGAPPPNQIVDDWLNLLKTKFREEPGCCVAVHCVAGLGRAPVLVALALIECGMKYEDAVQFIRQKRRGAFNSKQLLYLEKYRPKMRLRFKDANGHCCVQ, from the exons ATGAACCGTCCAGCCCCCGTGGAAATTACTTATGAGAATATGCGTTTCTTGATCACTCACAACCCAACCAATGCAACCCTCAGCAAGTTCATAGAG gagCTGAAGAAGTACGGAGTGACAACCTTGGTGCGAGTTTGCGATGCTACTTATGATCAAGCTCCTATCGAAAAAGAAGGAATCCAGGTTCTA GACTGGCCATTTGATGATGGAGCACCACCCCCGAATCAGATAGTTGATGACTGGCTAAACCTGTTGAAAACCAAATTTCGTGAAGAGCCTGGATGCTGTGTCGCTGTTCACTGTGTTGCAGGGTTGGGAAG GGCTCCTGTACTGGTTGCACTTGCTCTCATTGAATGTGGAATGAAGTATGAAGATGCAGTTCAGTTTATAAGGCA GAAAAGGAGGGGAGCTTTCAATTCCAAACAGCTGCTTTACCTTGAGAAATACCGACCTAAGATGCGATTACGCTTCAAAGATGCCAACGGTCACTGCTGtgttcaataa